The Mycolicibacterium lutetiense genome window below encodes:
- a CDS encoding LppP/LprE family lipoprotein, whose protein sequence is MAPGAILAAALTLSGCGSGDSTVSKTPEPSADPASAPASKSAAKAAPAPAPPEADPCAVNLAAPEIAKAVSELPRDPRSNQAWSPEPLAGNYNECAQLSAVIVRANTNSENPNTRAVLFHLGKFIPTGVPDTYGFNGIDKTTSTGDTVALQYSGGFHGLASTVKFRWNGGGVELMGNT, encoded by the coding sequence ATGGCCCCCGGGGCCATCTTGGCGGCCGCGCTCACGCTCTCAGGCTGCGGATCGGGCGACTCGACGGTCTCGAAAACCCCCGAGCCCAGCGCCGATCCAGCATCGGCTCCAGCATCGAAATCTGCCGCGAAGGCCGCCCCGGCGCCGGCCCCGCCGGAGGCCGACCCGTGCGCGGTGAACCTGGCCGCCCCCGAGATCGCCAAGGCCGTCTCCGAGTTGCCCCGTGACCCCCGCAGCAATCAGGCCTGGAGCCCCGAACCGCTCGCGGGCAACTACAACGAGTGCGCGCAGCTGTCGGCGGTGATCGTGCGGGCCAACACCAACTCCGAAAACCCCAATACCCGGGCCGTGTTGTTCCACCTCGGCAAGTTCATCCCCACCGGCGTGCCCGACACCTACGGCTTCAACGGCATCGACAAGACGACCAGCACCGGTGACACCGTGGCGTTGCAGTACTCCGGCGGTTTCCACGGGCTGGCCAGCACGGTGAAGTTCCGCTGGAACGGCGGCGGCGTGGAGTTGATGGGCAACACCTAG
- a CDS encoding multidrug effflux MFS transporter: MASSPDVGQTTSVVPPGRIRMILVLGALVALGPLTIDMYLPALPRIADELSVSSSVSQLTLTGTLAGLALGQLIVGPLSDSLGRRRPLMVGIVLHMVASVLCVLAPDIVTLGVARGLQGMGAAAASVVAIAVVGDLFSGTVAATVMSRLMLVLGVAPVLAPSLGAAVLLHGSWHWVFVVLVVLAGGLLAMAALALPETLPVAHRRPLAVSGIIGTYIELLRDSRFVILVLVAALGMSGLFAYISAAPFVLQGHYGLDQQAFALVFAAGAIALIGATQFNVVLLRRFSPQAITVAALSWSALAGAVFVSVTVAQVGGLSAFVAPVLAILAGMGLVLPNAPAVALSRHPDAAGTAAALLGAAQFGLGAAVAPAIGALGNGALALSWVMTAGMVIALAALLLVGRRNGEDDPDEYSGDSFDATPEAVAEPA, encoded by the coding sequence ATGGCATCATCGCCCGACGTGGGCCAGACGACATCGGTAGTGCCACCGGGCCGGATCCGGATGATCCTGGTGCTGGGTGCGCTCGTCGCACTGGGTCCGCTCACCATCGACATGTATCTGCCGGCGTTGCCGCGGATCGCCGACGAGCTCTCGGTCTCGTCCTCGGTATCTCAGTTGACGCTCACCGGCACGCTGGCCGGCCTGGCCCTGGGGCAGCTGATCGTCGGCCCGTTGTCCGATTCGCTGGGACGCAGGCGCCCCTTGATGGTCGGCATCGTGTTGCACATGGTGGCGTCGGTGCTGTGTGTGTTGGCGCCCGACATCGTCACCCTCGGGGTGGCGCGCGGTCTGCAGGGCATGGGTGCGGCGGCGGCCTCGGTCGTGGCCATCGCCGTGGTGGGTGACCTGTTCAGCGGCACGGTGGCGGCCACCGTGATGTCCCGGTTGATGCTGGTGCTGGGGGTGGCCCCGGTGCTGGCCCCGTCGTTGGGGGCGGCCGTGCTGTTGCACGGGTCCTGGCACTGGGTGTTCGTCGTGCTCGTGGTGCTGGCCGGTGGATTGTTGGCGATGGCCGCGCTCGCGCTGCCCGAGACGCTGCCGGTCGCCCACCGGCGCCCGCTCGCCGTGAGCGGCATCATCGGCACCTACATCGAGCTGTTGCGTGACTCCCGATTCGTGATCCTGGTGTTGGTCGCCGCGCTGGGCATGTCCGGGCTGTTCGCCTACATCTCGGCGGCGCCGTTCGTCCTGCAGGGCCACTACGGTCTCGACCAGCAGGCGTTCGCGCTGGTGTTCGCCGCGGGGGCGATCGCGCTGATCGGCGCCACACAGTTCAACGTCGTGCTGCTGCGCCGGTTCTCTCCGCAGGCCATCACGGTGGCAGCGCTGAGTTGGTCGGCATTGGCCGGAGCGGTGTTCGTCAGCGTGACCGTCGCGCAGGTGGGCGGGCTGTCCGCGTTCGTGGCGCCGGTGCTGGCGATCCTGGCCGGGATGGGCCTGGTGCTGCCCAACGCCCCGGCGGTCGCTCTGTCGCGTCATCCCGACGCCGCCGGTACGGCAGCCGCGCTGCTGGGCGCGGCGCAGTTCGGGCTCGGCGCCGCGGTCGCCCCGGCGATCGGGGCCCTTGGCAACGGTGCGCTGGCGCTGTCGTGGGTGATGACGGCCGGCATGGTGATCGCCCTGGCCGCGTTGCTGTTGGTCGGTCGGCGTAACGGCGAGGACGACCCCGACGAATACTCAGGCGACTCATTCGACGCCACTCCGGAAGCGGTTGCCGAGCCGGCCTGA
- a CDS encoding FAD-binding oxidoreductase: MNVTLLEQLAGIVGASYVTTDPDVLDSRCVDHTGRYRGQAAALVRPGTADEVAAVLRACRDAGACVTVQGGRTSLVAGTVPENDDILLSTERLNEIGTVDTAERRVSVGSGTPLAAVQRAATAAGLVFGVDLAARDSATVGGMASTNAGGLRTVRYGNMGEQVLGLDVALPDGSVIHRHSQVRRDNTGYDLAALFVGAEGTLGVITALDLRLHPTPTHRVTAICGFADLEALVDTGRIFRDLEGIAALELIDARASALTTEHLGVPAPVEGAWQLLIELAGDSDQTERLADALEGADICGEPAVGVDAGAQQRLWQVRESVAEVLGLFGPPLKFDVSLPLSAIQGFAVAAAELIAVHAPEAIPVLFGHIGEGNLHLNVLRCSTDAEPALYAAMMPLIADCGGNVSSEHGVGSRKRDYVAMSRTEADIAAMRTVKTAFDPGDYLNRAVLFTRHARP; this comes from the coding sequence ATGAATGTAACGCTGCTTGAGCAGCTTGCGGGGATCGTCGGCGCTTCCTACGTCACCACCGATCCCGACGTGCTGGACAGCCGCTGCGTCGACCACACCGGGCGTTACCGCGGACAAGCGGCGGCCCTGGTCCGGCCCGGCACCGCCGACGAAGTGGCCGCGGTGCTGCGTGCCTGCCGCGACGCGGGAGCGTGTGTAACGGTGCAGGGCGGCCGAACCTCGCTGGTAGCCGGGACGGTGCCGGAAAACGACGACATCCTGCTGTCCACCGAGCGACTCAACGAGATCGGCACGGTCGACACCGCCGAGCGACGGGTCAGCGTCGGCTCCGGGACACCGCTGGCCGCCGTGCAGCGAGCCGCAACGGCGGCCGGGCTCGTGTTCGGCGTGGACCTGGCCGCACGTGATTCGGCCACCGTCGGAGGGATGGCCTCCACCAATGCCGGCGGTCTGCGCACCGTCCGCTACGGCAACATGGGTGAGCAGGTGCTGGGCCTGGACGTCGCGCTGCCCGACGGGTCGGTGATTCACCGGCACAGCCAGGTGCGCCGCGACAACACCGGCTACGACCTGGCTGCACTGTTCGTCGGCGCCGAAGGCACCCTCGGCGTGATCACCGCCCTCGACCTGCGCCTGCACCCCACGCCCACCCACCGGGTCACCGCGATCTGCGGATTCGCCGACCTCGAAGCGCTGGTCGACACCGGCCGGATCTTCCGTGACCTCGAGGGCATCGCCGCTCTGGAACTGATCGACGCCCGGGCCAGCGCGCTGACCACCGAGCATCTCGGGGTGCCCGCCCCGGTCGAGGGGGCCTGGCAGTTGCTGATCGAACTGGCCGGCGACAGCGACCAGACCGAACGTCTGGCCGATGCACTGGAGGGTGCTGACATCTGCGGCGAGCCGGCCGTCGGCGTCGACGCCGGAGCCCAGCAACGGTTGTGGCAGGTGCGTGAGTCGGTGGCCGAGGTGCTCGGATTGTTCGGCCCGCCACTGAAATTCGATGTTTCGCTGCCACTTTCGGCGATCCAGGGCTTCGCCGTCGCAGCCGCCGAATTGATCGCCGTGCACGCCCCCGAGGCCATCCCGGTGCTGTTCGGCCACATCGGTGAGGGCAACCTGCATCTGAACGTGCTGCGCTGCTCCACCGACGCCGAACCGGCGCTGTACGCCGCGATGATGCCGCTGATCGCCGATTGCGGCGGCAACGTCAGCTCCGAACACGGCGTGGGTTCACGCAAGCGCGACTATGTGGCGATGTCGCGCACCGAGGCCGACATCGCGGCGATGCGCACGGTCAAGACCGCGTTCGATCCGGGCGACTACCTCAATCGCGCGGTGCTGTTCACCCGTCACGCTCGGCCATGA
- a CDS encoding ArsR/SmtB family transcription factor: MTLGVVLAALADPHRRRVVTELAAASADVERTCSSFTLQVTKSTATHHFRVLSESGLIQLTDYGNRKGVLLRREEIDRRFPGLLSLLVAERGQQVSGP, from the coding sequence ATGACGCTGGGGGTTGTGCTGGCGGCACTGGCCGACCCGCACCGGCGGCGCGTTGTCACAGAGTTGGCCGCGGCGAGCGCCGACGTCGAACGCACGTGCTCGTCATTTACCTTGCAAGTCACCAAATCCACTGCAACCCACCACTTTCGGGTGCTCAGTGAGAGCGGACTGATCCAGCTGACTGATTACGGCAATCGCAAAGGGGTGCTACTTCGGCGTGAGGAGATCGACCGGCGGTTTCCGGGGCTGCTGTCCCTGCTGGTCGCAGAACGCGGGCAGCAGGTTTCAGGTCCGTAG
- a CDS encoding NAD(P)H-binding protein, translated as MSQNNSGTVATTGVTGALGSRIAAELAKRGIPQLLVARNPTALPELAGAQRRGPAEYADAAAMRRALDGASTLILISGHPTGRRLEEHASVVEAGLDVGVERVLYVSLLGAGPVATYRNARDHWLTEQFIAGTGVRHTIFRAGFYGATPAALADDDLVISGPGGTGQAAFVTHADIAEVVATVAANPGTEHDNATLEVTGPELLTLEQAVAKIAAATGRPYRYHPETLEEAFSRRWKQGIGGNQIEAWISWYQAIARGDLASLTDVVETVTGHPATPIESSDWWPEPNTSY; from the coding sequence ATGAGCCAGAACAACAGTGGAACCGTCGCCACCACCGGCGTCACCGGCGCGTTGGGCAGCAGAATCGCGGCCGAACTCGCCAAGCGCGGGATTCCACAGCTCCTGGTGGCACGTAACCCCACTGCCCTGCCCGAACTCGCCGGGGCACAGCGCCGAGGGCCGGCTGAATATGCCGACGCCGCGGCCATGCGTCGCGCGCTCGACGGCGCGTCGACCTTGATCCTGATTTCCGGACATCCCACCGGCCGGCGCCTGGAAGAACACGCGAGCGTCGTCGAGGCCGGCCTCGACGTCGGAGTGGAACGCGTCTTGTACGTCTCGCTGCTGGGAGCGGGTCCCGTGGCCACCTACCGCAACGCTCGCGACCACTGGCTCACCGAGCAGTTCATCGCCGGAACAGGGGTACGCCACACCATCTTCCGTGCCGGCTTCTACGGTGCGACACCCGCCGCATTGGCCGACGACGATCTCGTCATCAGCGGACCGGGCGGCACCGGGCAGGCCGCGTTCGTCACGCACGCCGATATCGCCGAGGTGGTCGCCACCGTCGCAGCGAATCCGGGTACCGAACACGACAACGCGACCCTCGAGGTCACCGGACCGGAACTGCTCACCTTGGAACAGGCGGTGGCCAAGATCGCCGCGGCCACCGGGCGGCCGTACCGCTATCACCCGGAGACGCTGGAGGAAGCGTTCAGCCGGCGCTGGAAGCAGGGCATCGGCGGAAACCAGATCGAAGCCTGGATCTCCTGGTATCAGGCCATCGCCCGCGGCGACCTCGCGTCCCTGACCGATGTCGTCGAGACCGTGACCGGCCACCCGGCCACACCGATCGAGAGTTCCGACTGGTGGCCCGAACCGAATACGTCGTACTGA
- a CDS encoding DHA2 family efflux MFS transporter permease subunit: MSQALNARNPSPRGSVPARPDNPWNALWAMMVGFFMILVDATIVAVANPTIMEQLGADYDGVIWVTSAYLLAYAVPLLVAGRLGDVYGPKNLYLAGLAVFTAASLWCGLAGSIEMLIAARVVQGIGAALLTPQTLSTITRIFPPERRGVAMSVWGATAGVATLVGPLAGGVLVGGLGWQWIFFVNVPIGIVGLGLAVRLVPVLPTQPHRFDVLGVVLSGVGMFLIVFALQEGQSRDWAGWVWATGAVGIAVMVAFVCWQAVNTHEPLIPLRIFKDRDFSVANIGVATIGFAVTAMILPLMFYAQMVCGLSPIRSALLTAPTAIASGVLAPVVGRIVDRAHPTPVVGFGFSAMAIGLTWLALEMTPTTPIWRLLLPQLVMGIGMAFIWSPLAATATRNLPPDLAGAGSGVYNATRQVGSVLGSAGIAAYMTSRIGAEMPGAAGAAPRGEGAVAELPEFLHAPFAAAMSQSMLLPSFIALFGVVAALFLIGFGAEPAVAANPDPYLDPRDDDDDDYVEFTVNHDRAERDADDAVTDSFRSLPLAEDPEKWEDIYARFMAERDG, translated from the coding sequence ATGTCCCAAGCGTTGAACGCCCGCAACCCGAGCCCGCGGGGCAGTGTGCCCGCGCGTCCGGACAATCCGTGGAACGCGCTGTGGGCCATGATGGTCGGCTTCTTCATGATCCTGGTCGACGCGACGATCGTCGCGGTCGCGAACCCGACCATCATGGAGCAGCTCGGCGCGGACTACGACGGCGTGATCTGGGTGACCAGTGCCTACCTCCTGGCGTACGCGGTGCCGCTGCTCGTCGCGGGCCGGTTGGGCGATGTGTACGGGCCCAAGAATCTCTACCTGGCCGGGCTGGCCGTGTTCACCGCTGCTTCGCTGTGGTGCGGCCTGGCGGGCAGCATCGAGATGCTGATCGCGGCCCGCGTGGTGCAGGGCATCGGGGCGGCCCTGCTCACCCCGCAGACGTTGTCCACGATCACCCGCATCTTCCCGCCCGAGCGGCGCGGGGTGGCGATGAGCGTGTGGGGCGCGACGGCGGGGGTGGCCACCCTGGTCGGTCCGCTGGCCGGCGGCGTGCTGGTCGGGGGTCTGGGCTGGCAGTGGATCTTCTTCGTCAACGTGCCGATCGGGATTGTCGGCCTCGGCCTGGCTGTCCGGTTGGTGCCGGTGCTGCCCACTCAACCCCACCGGTTCGACGTACTGGGCGTGGTGCTGTCCGGTGTCGGCATGTTCCTGATCGTGTTCGCGCTGCAGGAGGGGCAGTCGCGGGACTGGGCGGGCTGGGTCTGGGCCACCGGAGCGGTCGGTATTGCGGTCATGGTGGCGTTCGTGTGCTGGCAGGCGGTCAACACCCATGAGCCGCTGATTCCGCTGCGGATCTTCAAAGATCGCGACTTCAGCGTGGCCAATATCGGCGTTGCGACGATCGGGTTCGCAGTGACCGCGATGATCCTGCCGTTGATGTTCTACGCCCAGATGGTGTGCGGGCTGTCGCCGATTCGCTCGGCCCTGTTGACCGCCCCGACGGCCATCGCCAGCGGCGTGTTGGCGCCGGTGGTGGGCCGGATCGTCGACCGGGCACATCCGACGCCGGTGGTCGGCTTCGGCTTTTCGGCCATGGCGATCGGGTTGACCTGGTTGGCGTTGGAGATGACGCCGACGACGCCGATCTGGCGGCTGTTGCTGCCGCAGTTGGTGATGGGCATCGGCATGGCGTTCATCTGGTCCCCGTTGGCGGCGACCGCGACGCGCAACCTGCCGCCGGACCTGGCCGGCGCCGGATCTGGTGTGTACAACGCCACCCGCCAGGTCGGGTCGGTGCTCGGCAGTGCCGGGATCGCGGCGTACATGACGTCGCGCATCGGCGCCGAGATGCCGGGGGCGGCAGGTGCGGCGCCGCGCGGTGAGGGCGCGGTCGCCGAGTTGCCGGAGTTCCTGCACGCGCCGTTCGCCGCGGCGATGTCGCAGTCCATGCTCCTGCCTTCGTTCATCGCGCTGTTCGGAGTGGTGGCGGCGTTGTTCCTGATCGGTTTCGGTGCCGAACCCGCGGTCGCGGCGAACCCGGACCCCTACCTCGACCCCCGCGACGACGATGACGATGACTATGTCGAGTTCACCGTGAACCACGACCGTGCCGAGCGTGACGCCGACGACGCGGTCACCGATTCGTTCCGGTCGCTGCCGCTGGCTGAGGACCCCGAGAAGTGGGAGGACATCTACGCCAGGTTCATGGCCGAGCGTGACGGGTGA
- a CDS encoding TM0106 family RecB-like putative nuclease, whose amino-acid sequence MFVTDEGASGPTVIYSASDLAAAARCEYALLRSFDARLGRGPAVSSDDELLARTAELGAEHEQRHLEQLRADAAPSEVTVIDRPAYTVAGLTTAAEATLAAAQRRDPVIFQAAMFDGRFAGFADFLIWDGERYRLRDTKLARSVKVEALLQLAAYADVLTGAGVPVADEVDLVLGGGALASYRVDDLLAVYRPRRAALQTLLDGHFAADTVVRWSDETVRACFGCPDCQQQVRETDDLLLVAGMRASQRARLIEAGVTTTHQLAEYTGAVPGLAQRALTALTGQARLQVAPRPDGKPPYEVVDSQPLMLLPDPDKGDLFFDYEGDPLWTVNGRDWGLEYLWGVLGAEGSFQPFWAHDRASERQVLIDFLDMVRKRRKRFPKMHIYHYAPYERSTLLRLAGRYGVGENDVDDLLRNGVLVDLLPLVRKSICVGTENYSIKSLEPLYMGTELRGGEVTKATDSITEYARYCALREAGEHDEAATVLKEIEDYNRYDCRSTHRLRDWLISRAFEAEVPPRGPQPVRDGAPIEKADATERKLLRFAGDGVEARTAEQQAVALIAAARGFHKREDKPFWWGHFDRINNPVDEWADGTGVFVAEQARVVNDWHTPPRARKPQRQVLLTGAIDAGELGTEVYALYAPPAPAGLSDDPDRRGFGSAAVIGCDNPDAPTEVMITERQPTGGDAFAQVPFALTPGPPINTKPLQASIDGTATTVAAGLPKLPADAVTDVLLRRPPRTVSGRTLPRGGETAADITAALLDLDCSYIAVHGPPGTGKTHTSAQIIARLANEHRWRIGIVAQSHAVIEHLLDQVLDAGVDASRVAKKRKGADPRWTEIDQNQYASFIADHSGCVIGGTAWDFANETRVPRQCLDLLVLEEAGQFNLANTIAVAPAARNLLLLGDPQQLPQVSQGTHPAPVDDSALGWLVEGAHTLPAERGYFLDCSFRMHPAVCGPVSRLSYDGRLRSHEQVSAARTLDGVEPGVRVLSVPHLGNSTDSPEEAEAIVTAITGLLGTTWTDEKGSTPLGQDHILVVTPYNAQVTTVRRALDAAGLTEVQAGTVDKFQGRQAPVVFVSMTASAAADVPRGIGFLLNRNRLNVAISRAKYVAYIVRSPQLTDYLPGQPDSLIALGAFLALTD is encoded by the coding sequence GTGTTCGTCACCGATGAAGGCGCGTCGGGTCCGACGGTCATCTACAGCGCGTCGGACCTGGCTGCGGCCGCCCGCTGCGAATATGCCCTGCTGCGCTCGTTCGACGCCCGACTGGGCCGAGGGCCAGCGGTATCATCCGATGACGAATTGCTCGCCCGCACAGCAGAACTGGGCGCCGAGCATGAACAGCGCCACCTCGAACAGCTACGAGCCGACGCTGCACCGTCTGAGGTGACGGTGATCGACCGGCCCGCCTACACGGTGGCCGGGCTGACCACGGCCGCCGAAGCCACTCTTGCGGCGGCGCAACGTCGGGACCCGGTGATCTTCCAGGCCGCGATGTTCGACGGACGGTTCGCCGGATTCGCCGACTTCCTGATCTGGGACGGCGAACGCTACCGGCTGCGCGACACCAAACTGGCCCGATCGGTGAAGGTCGAAGCGCTGCTGCAGCTGGCCGCCTACGCCGATGTGCTGACCGGCGCCGGCGTGCCGGTCGCCGATGAGGTCGACCTGGTGCTCGGCGGCGGCGCGCTGGCCAGCTACCGCGTCGACGACCTGCTGGCGGTGTACCGGCCGCGCCGCGCTGCGCTGCAGACACTGCTCGACGGGCATTTCGCCGCCGATACCGTGGTGCGCTGGTCCGACGAGACAGTGCGAGCATGTTTCGGCTGCCCGGACTGCCAGCAGCAGGTCCGCGAGACCGATGACCTCCTGCTGGTCGCCGGGATGCGGGCCAGCCAACGCGCCCGGCTCATCGAGGCCGGTGTCACCACCACCCATCAGCTGGCCGAATACACCGGCGCGGTGCCCGGGCTGGCGCAGCGCGCGCTGACCGCACTGACCGGTCAGGCCCGGTTGCAAGTGGCGCCGCGGCCCGATGGCAAGCCACCGTACGAAGTGGTCGATTCGCAACCACTGATGCTGCTGCCCGATCCGGACAAAGGCGACCTGTTCTTCGACTACGAGGGCGACCCGTTGTGGACCGTCAACGGCCGCGACTGGGGCCTGGAATACCTGTGGGGTGTTCTCGGCGCGGAGGGGAGTTTCCAGCCGTTCTGGGCGCACGACCGGGCCAGCGAGCGTCAGGTGCTCATCGATTTCCTGGACATGGTTCGCAAGCGCCGCAAGCGTTTTCCCAAGATGCACATCTACCACTACGCACCCTATGAGCGCAGCACCCTGCTGCGACTGGCCGGCCGATACGGAGTGGGCGAGAACGATGTCGACGACCTGCTGCGCAACGGCGTCCTGGTCGATCTTCTTCCGTTGGTACGCAAGAGCATTTGTGTCGGCACCGAGAACTACAGCATCAAATCGCTCGAACCGCTCTACATGGGTACCGAACTGCGCGGCGGTGAGGTCACCAAGGCCACCGATTCGATCACCGAGTACGCGCGCTACTGCGCGCTGCGCGAGGCCGGTGAACACGACGAGGCCGCCACCGTGCTCAAGGAGATCGAGGACTACAACCGTTACGACTGCCGTTCCACCCACCGGCTGCGGGACTGGCTGATCAGCCGGGCGTTCGAAGCCGAAGTACCACCGCGCGGCCCACAACCGGTGCGCGACGGGGCACCGATCGAGAAGGCCGACGCCACCGAACGCAAGCTGCTCAGATTCGCCGGCGACGGCGTGGAAGCCCGGACCGCCGAGCAGCAGGCGGTGGCGCTCATCGCCGCGGCCCGCGGTTTCCACAAACGCGAGGACAAACCGTTCTGGTGGGGCCATTTCGACCGAATCAACAATCCGGTCGACGAATGGGCGGACGGCACAGGCGTTTTCGTCGCGGAACAGGCCCGGGTGGTCAACGACTGGCACACCCCGCCGCGGGCCCGCAAACCACAGCGGCAGGTCCTGCTCACCGGCGCCATCGATGCCGGAGAGCTGGGCACCGAGGTGTACGCGCTCTACGCGCCGCCGGCACCGGCAGGCCTGTCCGACGACCCGGACCGTCGCGGCTTCGGCAGCGCCGCCGTCATCGGCTGCGACAACCCGGACGCACCCACCGAGGTGATGATCACCGAACGCCAACCCACCGGCGGCGACGCCTTCGCCCAGGTACCGTTCGCGCTGACCCCCGGTCCGCCGATCAACACCAAGCCCCTGCAGGCATCCATCGACGGCACGGCAACCACCGTCGCCGCCGGTCTGCCGAAGCTACCCGCCGACGCGGTGACCGATGTGCTGCTGCGCCGCCCACCGCGCACCGTCAGCGGCCGGACACTGCCCCGCGGCGGGGAAACCGCCGCCGACATCACCGCCGCCCTGCTGGATCTGGACTGCTCCTATATCGCGGTGCACGGGCCACCCGGCACCGGCAAGACCCACACCTCGGCGCAGATCATCGCCCGCCTGGCCAACGAACACCGTTGGCGGATCGGCATCGTCGCCCAGTCACACGCGGTGATCGAGCACCTGCTGGATCAGGTGCTCGACGCCGGGGTGGATGCATCGCGGGTCGCCAAGAAACGCAAGGGTGCCGACCCACGGTGGACTGAGATCGACCAGAATCAGTACGCCTCGTTCATCGCCGACCATTCCGGCTGTGTGATCGGGGGCACCGCATGGGATTTCGCGAATGAGACGCGAGTGCCGCGACAATGCCTCGATCTGCTGGTGCTTGAAGAGGCCGGCCAGTTCAACCTCGCCAACACCATCGCGGTAGCCCCCGCGGCGCGCAACCTGCTGCTGCTCGGCGACCCGCAGCAACTCCCCCAGGTCAGCCAGGGCACCCACCCGGCACCGGTCGATGATTCAGCGCTGGGCTGGCTGGTCGAAGGTGCGCACACGCTGCCGGCCGAGCGAGGCTACTTCCTGGACTGCTCGTTCCGGATGCACCCGGCGGTGTGCGGCCCGGTGTCGCGTCTGTCCTATGACGGTCGGCTGCGGTCACACGAACAGGTCAGTGCGGCAAGGACACTCGACGGTGTCGAACCGGGTGTTCGGGTGCTCTCGGTGCCGCACCTGGGCAACTCGACCGACAGTCCGGAGGAGGCCGAGGCGATCGTCACCGCCATCACCGGCCTGCTCGGCACCACCTGGACCGACGAAAAGGGCAGCACACCGCTGGGGCAGGACCACATCCTGGTGGTGACCCCCTACAACGCCCAGGTGACCACGGTGCGTCGAGCGCTCGACGCGGCGGGACTGACCGAGGTGCAGGCCGGCACGGTGGACAAGTTCCAGGGCAGGCAGGCGCCCGTGGTGTTCGTCTCGATGACGGCGTCCGCGGCCGCCGATGTGCCCCGCGGGATCGGATTCCTGTTGAACCGCAACCGGCTCAACGTGGCGATCAGCCGGGCCAAGTACGTCGCGTACATCGTGCGTTCCCCGCAGCTCACCGACTATCTGCCCGGCCAGCCGGACAGCCTGATCGCGCTCGGGGCGTTCCTGGCCCTGACCGACTGA